The Betaproteobacteria bacterium genomic interval TCGAGCTCCAGGAGCTTCCGCGCTTCGAGCTCGTCGAGCAGCTTGCCGAACGAGCTGAACCCGTAATAGGACTCGTTGAAGCCGGGTTTGCGGCGCCGCAGCGTCTGCTTCACCATCGAGCCCCAGATCTTCTCGTCTTCCGCGCGCTCCGAGAACATCGCCTCGACCGTCTCCATGACCAGATCGAGCACATCCTGCTTTTTCTCCTCCTCCGACTTCACGACCTCGGCCGGCTTGGCGTCGGTCACCGCTTCCTCCGCAGTCGCGGCCTTGGGCGCGGCCTTCTTCCGCGTCGCCGCCTTCTTCTTCGGTGCTACGCGCACGAGATCGTCATAGTAGATGAACTCGTCGCAGTTGGAGATCAGCAGATCCGACGTGGAGTTCTTCACGCCGACGCCGATCACGATCTTCGCATTCTCGCGCAGCTTGGACACCAGCGGCGAGAAATCCGAATCGCCCGTGATGAGCACGAAGGTGGTGACGTGGGACTTCGTGTAGCAGAGGTCGAGCGCGTCCACGACCATGCGGATGTCGGCGGAGTTCTTCCCCGACTGGCGCACGTGCGGGATGTCGATCATCTCGAAGGACGCCTCGTGCAGGGCCTTCTTCGCGTCCT includes:
- a CDS encoding NYN domain-containing protein; protein product: MTSTTETQNMAVFCDFENVALGVRDAKYEKFDIKCVLERLLLKGSIIVKKAYCDWARYKDAKKALHEASFEMIDIPHVRQSGKNSADIRMVVDALDLCYTKSHVTTFVLITGDSDFSPLVSKLRENAKIVIGVGVKNSTSDLLISNCDEFIYYDDLVRVAPKKKAATRKKAAPKAATAEEAVTDAKPAEVVKSEEEKKQDVLDLVMETVEAMFSERAEDEKIWGSMVKQTLRRRKPGFNESYYGFSSFGKLLDELEARKLLEL